One Microplitis demolitor isolate Queensland-Clemson2020A chromosome 2, iyMicDemo2.1a, whole genome shotgun sequence DNA segment encodes these proteins:
- the LOC103568472 gene encoding protein PFC0760c isoform X2, translating to MDLPATQLINEDDDDTSSQSFNSSQTTPKRVHQVANLCIGDKKYPVFRGINKIGRNPGCDICINDLTVSKNHAEIEINKHCYYICDLRSSNKTRINNEILRPDRFYQIVDGSRLTFGVINARFLLLRDNNDSIIVPETPAPGLKIRYDGNKSSITDSDDSVILGTQEAKDDGVFAKPSLPIRSPSSRDARGNKIRRQLNTSIHDIETQKFDQPNENNDPAIFDCETQKINNSTSDLDKVNSIYDVNTQQLDHDKVKKDIFELETQKLDADKVDVDGSDIYCMSTQPVNGADHNNRIYDLETQKIDSKADEASSLYDVATQRMNADDEDDDIYNCETQRINKQFEITISKFKKNRIPSKSTSVQNEAALVLQKYDDKKVDEGDKKLQNVSTSIVEDSEMDDELLDDDNNKLKQSCSSVHQSNGKMNSETINNDACKKSNNNLPSTSTNAQSHIIAETDDESETDDEEVLVNIKNNEQSKNNNNNNNNNNNNNNNNNNNNNNNNNEAGSGSETDDEEALVNSHNNEQNKTNNDKIDNDSETDDENYLESLKSTKPESSTTASINVNNLMIRKVDDNLENNACPSPVLVDFSKIQQPGMGTNDNDDETDDDEIYMTPNQLVSPRQKELSKVQKEPSGLERYDTAPSTVTTGPTNLNLPRNSEVDCDPDALTQIIPSLKNNACEKINKSIRNSNDNKVCDDLASTQVINVQSDDKFAEENDDETDDEELNQHLSLNKQLVDKNNKGSVNNNNKKHVNEVDESAATQIVDFSNKNSKNHEMDTQKIRETQHDDLEPTQIIDFQPSVSTKHQTNKQSSDKNKGDNDKDLDDLNNAPTQIINFDNKSEKSNDRFDSSDSDDDRSISPTTNRRSSRKAASSTPVSSSVARKKSLFGLKNLRVNLDKISDPQNDSVTDKQNINLQSDNKKINHDKKTDLNDDNNLHDDSIAKNLDAMFGGSNDDELEDPMPLPTQQLEEILSDVPEKLCNVNNFKKSNSQDSKKNLRNNKKICEPRVDSRASTPDTQEVYFASLSSKKKKKSNLIIDSQGSSDSQSASNRQRNLTKEVVYAPGTAGFSNGVAVNSDESVGAMESPTKKLKPNAKNGEKGVNSDNESKKTVDPVNEDDFFAGLPKVRIPGTDSYPGSPISSSDSEDDYSISQVSKILEKQMAEIKAREGDDSDGDEGVFYNLKKKSEQSKSKITGLKGVGSNNKKDVKQNKKELTAKATTSNVTNKKPLRKRTFPKKFTDGTFATDKNTLDDDDQDKVPVPAKRSRKTRKISESDRSIASVSSTAEAQKYQVEKKKNTTAKKSKITDIDEINLLNPLVNLGPKEQKAQVEPKKKTAAKRPDKTDIDKTNLQSTSASSGGEEKSVKLESKRKVVAKRAKKVDEDQSNLLDSSTSSTVSSSSTLNSTAKSKRSIASSIMDSPSTSARSRHSVRPADKMQYKIMFTGISYEDYESAIQRLGGSITNDPMTGTILVTDKVRRTLKFICAISRSVPIVSEQWISASIANNKFVDTNKYILNDKAAEAKFGFNLQQSLIKSKDNKLLHNTTFIITTGVNQPSVNELKNMIQVSGGKALIRAPKTWSPNTYIISCPEDVPKLKKLISNIPKNIVVPVVTTEFLLIGILQQKLNIKEHKLSF from the exons atggATTTGCCGGCAACGCAATTAATAAACGAGGACGATGATGATACCTCGTCCCAGTCATTTAATTCATCACAAACTACCCCTAAGAGGGTTCACCAG gtcGCTAATTTGTGTATTGGGGATAAAAAGTATCCAGTTTTTCGAggcattaataaaattggtcgTAATCCTGGATGTGACATTTGTATTAATGATTTA actGTTTCGAAAAATCACGcagaaattgaaattaataaacattgttattatatttgtgATTTACGTTCATCAAATAAAACCCGAATCAATAAT gaaaTATTACGACCAGATCGTTTTTATCAAATAGTTGATGGTTCAAGATTAACTTTCGGAGTTATTAATGCCCGGTTTTTATTGCTCAGAGATAACAATGATTCAATTATTGTACCAGAAACACCAGCACCTGGTCTTAAAATTCGTTATGATGGTAACAAGTCATCAATTACAGACAGCGATGATTCTGTAATTCTTGGAACTCAAGAGGCTAAAGATGATGGTGTCTTTGCTAAACCATCATTACCAATTCGTAGTCCTAGTTCACGAGACGCTCGTGGTAATAAAATACGCAGACAATTAAATACCAGCATCCATGACATTGAAACACAGAAATTTGATCAAcctaatgaaaataatgatccAGCTATTTTTGATTGtgaaacacaaaaaataaataattctacaTCAGATTTAGATAaagttaattcaatttatgatGTAAACACACAGCAGTTGGATCAtgataaagttaaaaaagatatttttgaattggaaACACAAAAATTAGATGCTGATAAAGTGGATGTTGATGGATCAGATATTTATTGTATGAGTACGCAGCCAGTCAATGGGGCGGATCATAACAACCGTATTTATGATTTGGAgacacaaaaaattgattcaaaAGCTGATGAGGCTTCAAGTCTTTATGATGTAGCAACGCAAAGAATGAATGCagatgatgaagatgatgatatatataattgtgaAACACAGCGTATTAATAAACAGTTTGAAATtacaataagtaaatttaagaag AATCGAATTCCCAGTAAGAGCACGAGCGTTCAGAATGAAGCAGCTTTggttctacaaaaatatgatgATAAGAAAGTTGATGAAGGCGACAAGAAGCTACAAAACGTAAGTACATCAATCGTCGAGGACTCGGAAATGGATGACGAGCTTCtcgatgatgataataataaattaaagcaaAGTTGTTCTTCGGTTCATCAAAGTAATGGAAAAATGAATTCGGaaactattaataatgatgcctgtaaaaaatctaataataatctacCTTCGACATCAACCAATGCACAGTCTCATATTATCGCTGAGACAGATGATGAATCTGAAACGGATGATGAGGAAGTGttagttaatataaaaaataatgaacaaagtaaaaataataataataataataataataataataataataataataataataataataataataataataataataatgaggcTGGTAGTGGGTCGGAAACAGATGATGAAGAAGCGTTGGTTAATTCACataataatgaacaaaataaaacaaataatgataagattGATAACGATTCAGAAACAGATGATGAAAATTATCTCGAATCGTTAAAATCTACGAAACCAGAATCTTCTACTACGGCGagtattaatgtaaataatttaatgattagaaaagttgatgataatttagaaaataatgcATGTCCAAGTCCAGTGCTTgttgatttttctaaaattcaaCAACCTGGTATGGGAacaaatgataatgatgatgaaacagatgatgatgaaatttatatgACACCTAATCAGTTGGTGTCACCTCGACAAAAAGAATTATCAAAAGTTCAAAAAGAGCCGTCGGGTCTTGAACGATATGACACAGCACCATCTACAGTAACAACTGGACcaacgaatttaaatttaccgcgaaATAGTGAAGTTGATTGTGATCCTGATGCACTTACTCAAATTATTccgtcattaaaaaataatgcatgtgaaaaaataaataaatcaattagaaatagtaatgataataaagttTGTGATGACTTGGCGTCAACTCAAGTAATAAATGTACAAAGTGATGATAAATTTGCTGAAGAAAATGATGATGAGACTGATGATGAAGAATTAAATCAACATCTGTCTcttaataaacaattagttgataaaaataataaaggatcagtcaataataataataaaaagcatGTTAATGAAGTTGATGAGTCAGCAGCAACGCAGATtgttgatttttcaaataaaaatagtaagaatCATGAAATGGatactcaaaaaattagaGAAACACAACACGATGATCTAGAGCCAACTCAAATTATTGATTTCCAACCATCTGTTTCCACGAAGCATCAAACGAATAAGCAATcgagtgataaaaataaaggagATAATGATAAGGATTtagatgatttaaataatgcaccaacacaaattataaattttgataataaatcagAGAAATCTAATGATAGATTTGACAGTAGTGATTCAGACGATGATAGATCAATTAGTCCAACTACAAATCGTCGGAGCTCACGTAAAGCAGCATCTTCGACTCCCGTTTCTTCATCAGTTGCtaggaaaaaaagtttgtttggtttaaaaaatcttcGAGTTAATCTCGATAAAATATCAGATCCGCAAAATGATTCAGTTActgataaacaaaatataaatttgcagtcggataataaaaaaattaatcatgataaaaaaacagatttaaatgatgataataatttacacgATGATAGTATAGCTAAAAATTTAGATGCAATGTTTGGTGGTAGTAATGATGATGAACTTGAGGATCCAATGCCGCTTCCAACTCAGCAGCTTGAGGAAATTTTAAGTGATGTACctgaaaaattatgtaatgttaataattttaagaaatccAATAGTCAAGATAGTAAAAAGAATTTacgaaacaataaaaaaatttgtgaaccCCGGGTGGATTCACGTGCATCGACACCTGATACGCAAGAAGTTTACTTTGCTAGTTTGTCTtccaagaagaagaagaaaagtaatttaattatcgatagTCAGGGAAGCTCTGATTCACAATCGGCTAGTAATCGTCAACGTAACCTGACGAAAGAGGTCGTTTACGCTCCAGGTACTGCTGGATTTTCAAATGGAGTCGCGGTGAACAGTGATGAGTCCGTTGGAGCAATGGAATCACCGACAAAAAAACTCAAACCAAATGCTAAAA ATGGAGAAAAAGGTGTCAACTCTGATAATGAAAGTAAGAAAACGGTCGATCCAGTTAATGAGGATGATTTTTTTGCAGGGTTACCCAAAGTTCGTATACCTGGTACTGATTCTTATCCAGGTAGTCCCATTAGTTCATCAGATAGTGAGGATGATTATTCGATATCTCAAGTTTCTAAGATACTTGAAAAACAAATGGCTGAAATAAAAGCAAGGGAAGGTGACGATAGTGATGGCGATGAGggtgttttttataatttaaaaaaaaaatctgaacaATCCAAATCAAAAATAACTG gTCTCAAAGGAGTTGgaagtaacaataaaaaagatgtaaaacagaataaaaaagaACTCACTGCGAAAGCTACTACTTCCAACGTCACTAACAAGAAACCATTAAGAAAACGTacttttccaaaaaaatttactgacgGAACATTTGCTactgataaaaatactttGGACGATGATGATCAAGATAAAGTTCCGGTACCTGCGAAGCGTTCTCGTAAAACGCGGAAAATCTCCGAGTCTGATAGATCTATAGCATCAGTTAGTTCAACTGCTGAAGCGCAAAAGTATCaagttgaaaagaaaaaaaatactactgctaaaaaatcaaagataACGGatattgatgaaataaatttgctTAATCCATTAGTCAATTTAGGTCCTAAAGAACAAAAAGCTCAAGTAGAGCCAAAGAAAAAGACTGCTGCTAAACGACCAGATAAAACAGATATTGATAAAACTAATTTGCAAAGTACATCAGCTAGTTCTGGTGGTGAAGAGAAATCAGTTAAATTGGAGTCCAAGAGAAAGGTTGTAGCTAAACGAGCAAAGAAAGTTGATGAAGATCAAAGCAATTTGCTTGACTCTTCTACTTCGTCAACAGTATCCTCAAGCAGTACATTGAACAGTACAGCTAAATCAAAAAGATCAATAGCCAGTAGTATTATGGATTCTCCATCTACTTCTGCTCGTTCAAGACACAGCGTTCGTCCAGCTGATAAaatgcaatataaaataatgttcaCTGGTATTAGTTATGAAGATTATGAATCGGCGATTCAGAGACTCG gtGGATCGATAACTAATGATCCAATGACAGGAACAATTTTAGTAACCGATAAAGTTCGCAgaactttgaaatttatttgcgCAATTTCACGCAGTGTTCCTATAGTTTCTGAGCAGTGGATAAGCGCAAgtattgcaaataataaattcgttGATACTAATAAGTATATTCTGAACGATAAAGCTGCTGAAGCTAAATTTGGATTTAATTTACAACAGAGTTTGATTAAATCTAAAGATAATAAACTATTGCATAATACTACGTTCATTATAACAACTGGCGTAAATCAACCGAGCGTTAATGAActcaaaa ATATGATACAAGTTTCGGGAGGTAAAGCTTTAATACGAGCTCCTAAAACATGGTCACCAAATACGTATATCATCAGTTGTCCTGAAGACGTtccgaaattgaaaaaattaatatcaaatataccaaaaaatattgtagttCCGGTTGTTACTACTGAATTTTTGCTAATTGGTATTcttcaacaaaaattaaatataaaggaaCATAAGCTcagtttttaa
- the LOC103568472 gene encoding protein PFF0380w isoform X1 gives MDLPATQLINEDDDDTSSQSFNSSQTTPKRVHQVANLCIGDKKYPVFRGINKIGRNPGCDICINDLTVSKNHAEIEINKHCYYICDLRSSNKTRINNEILRPDRFYQIVDGSRLTFGVINARFLLLRDNNDSIIVPETPAPGLKIRYDGNKSSITDSDDSVILGTQEAKDDGVFAKPSLPIRSPSSRDARGNKIRRQLNTSIHDIETQKFDQPNENNDPAIFDCETQKINNSTSDLDKVNSIYDVNTQQLDHDKVKKDIFELETQKLDADKVDVDGSDIYCMSTQPVNGADHNNRIYDLETQKIDSKADEASSLYDVATQRMNADDEDDDIYNCETQRINKQFEITISKFKKNRIPSKSTSVQNEAALVLQKYDDKKVDEGDKKLQNVSTSIVEDSEMDDELLDDDNNKLKQSCSSVHQSNGKMNSETINNDACKKSNNNLPSTSTNAQSHIIAETDDESETDDEEVLVNIKNNEQSKNNNNNNNNNNNNNNNNNNNNNNNNNEAGSGSETDDEEALVNSHNNEQNKTNNDKIDNDSETDDENYLESLKSTKPESSTTASINVNNLMIRKVDDNLENNACPSPVLVDFSKIQQPGMGTNDNDDETDDDEIYMTPNQLVSPRQKELSKVQKEPSGLERYDTAPSTVTTGPTNLNLPRNSEVDCDPDALTQIIPSLKNNACEKINKSIRNSNDNKVCDDLASTQVINVQSDDKFAEENDDETDDEELNQHLSLNKQLVDKNNKGSVNNNNKKHVNEVDESAATQIVDFSNKNSKNHEMDTQKIRETQHDDLEPTQIIDFQPSVSTKHQTNKQSSDKNKGDNDKDLDDLNNAPTQIINFDNKSEKSNDRFDSSDSDDDRSISPTTNRRSSRKAASSTPVSSSVARKKSLFGLKNLRVNLDKISDPQNDSVTDKQNINLQSDNKKINHDKKTDLNDDNNLHDDSIAKNLDAMFGGSNDDELEDPMPLPTQQLEEILSDVPEKLCNVNNFKKSNSQDSKKNLRNNKKICEPRVDSRASTPDTQEVYFASLSSKKKKKSNLIIDSQGSSDSQSASNRQRNLTKEVVYAPGTAGFSNGVAVNSDESVGAMESPTKKLKPNAKNGEKGVNSDNESKKTVDPVNEDDFFAGLPKVRIPGTDSYPGSPISSSDSEDDYSISQVSKILEKQMAEIKAREGDDSDGDEGVFYNLKKKSEQSKSKITGMDTPLPKIKNIDDSNSSSDSEVDFARLKQLADRLLDANDKEKILTGLKGVGSNNKKDVKQNKKELTAKATTSNVTNKKPLRKRTFPKKFTDGTFATDKNTLDDDDQDKVPVPAKRSRKTRKISESDRSIASVSSTAEAQKYQVEKKKNTTAKKSKITDIDEINLLNPLVNLGPKEQKAQVEPKKKTAAKRPDKTDIDKTNLQSTSASSGGEEKSVKLESKRKVVAKRAKKVDEDQSNLLDSSTSSTVSSSSTLNSTAKSKRSIASSIMDSPSTSARSRHSVRPADKMQYKIMFTGISYEDYESAIQRLGGSITNDPMTGTILVTDKVRRTLKFICAISRSVPIVSEQWISASIANNKFVDTNKYILNDKAAEAKFGFNLQQSLIKSKDNKLLHNTTFIITTGVNQPSVNELKNMIQVSGGKALIRAPKTWSPNTYIISCPEDVPKLKKLISNIPKNIVVPVVTTEFLLIGILQQKLNIKEHKLSF, from the exons atggATTTGCCGGCAACGCAATTAATAAACGAGGACGATGATGATACCTCGTCCCAGTCATTTAATTCATCACAAACTACCCCTAAGAGGGTTCACCAG gtcGCTAATTTGTGTATTGGGGATAAAAAGTATCCAGTTTTTCGAggcattaataaaattggtcgTAATCCTGGATGTGACATTTGTATTAATGATTTA actGTTTCGAAAAATCACGcagaaattgaaattaataaacattgttattatatttgtgATTTACGTTCATCAAATAAAACCCGAATCAATAAT gaaaTATTACGACCAGATCGTTTTTATCAAATAGTTGATGGTTCAAGATTAACTTTCGGAGTTATTAATGCCCGGTTTTTATTGCTCAGAGATAACAATGATTCAATTATTGTACCAGAAACACCAGCACCTGGTCTTAAAATTCGTTATGATGGTAACAAGTCATCAATTACAGACAGCGATGATTCTGTAATTCTTGGAACTCAAGAGGCTAAAGATGATGGTGTCTTTGCTAAACCATCATTACCAATTCGTAGTCCTAGTTCACGAGACGCTCGTGGTAATAAAATACGCAGACAATTAAATACCAGCATCCATGACATTGAAACACAGAAATTTGATCAAcctaatgaaaataatgatccAGCTATTTTTGATTGtgaaacacaaaaaataaataattctacaTCAGATTTAGATAaagttaattcaatttatgatGTAAACACACAGCAGTTGGATCAtgataaagttaaaaaagatatttttgaattggaaACACAAAAATTAGATGCTGATAAAGTGGATGTTGATGGATCAGATATTTATTGTATGAGTACGCAGCCAGTCAATGGGGCGGATCATAACAACCGTATTTATGATTTGGAgacacaaaaaattgattcaaaAGCTGATGAGGCTTCAAGTCTTTATGATGTAGCAACGCAAAGAATGAATGCagatgatgaagatgatgatatatataattgtgaAACACAGCGTATTAATAAACAGTTTGAAATtacaataagtaaatttaagaag AATCGAATTCCCAGTAAGAGCACGAGCGTTCAGAATGAAGCAGCTTTggttctacaaaaatatgatgATAAGAAAGTTGATGAAGGCGACAAGAAGCTACAAAACGTAAGTACATCAATCGTCGAGGACTCGGAAATGGATGACGAGCTTCtcgatgatgataataataaattaaagcaaAGTTGTTCTTCGGTTCATCAAAGTAATGGAAAAATGAATTCGGaaactattaataatgatgcctgtaaaaaatctaataataatctacCTTCGACATCAACCAATGCACAGTCTCATATTATCGCTGAGACAGATGATGAATCTGAAACGGATGATGAGGAAGTGttagttaatataaaaaataatgaacaaagtaaaaataataataataataataataataataataataataataataataataataataataataataataataataatgaggcTGGTAGTGGGTCGGAAACAGATGATGAAGAAGCGTTGGTTAATTCACataataatgaacaaaataaaacaaataatgataagattGATAACGATTCAGAAACAGATGATGAAAATTATCTCGAATCGTTAAAATCTACGAAACCAGAATCTTCTACTACGGCGagtattaatgtaaataatttaatgattagaaaagttgatgataatttagaaaataatgcATGTCCAAGTCCAGTGCTTgttgatttttctaaaattcaaCAACCTGGTATGGGAacaaatgataatgatgatgaaacagatgatgatgaaatttatatgACACCTAATCAGTTGGTGTCACCTCGACAAAAAGAATTATCAAAAGTTCAAAAAGAGCCGTCGGGTCTTGAACGATATGACACAGCACCATCTACAGTAACAACTGGACcaacgaatttaaatttaccgcgaaATAGTGAAGTTGATTGTGATCCTGATGCACTTACTCAAATTATTccgtcattaaaaaataatgcatgtgaaaaaataaataaatcaattagaaatagtaatgataataaagttTGTGATGACTTGGCGTCAACTCAAGTAATAAATGTACAAAGTGATGATAAATTTGCTGAAGAAAATGATGATGAGACTGATGATGAAGAATTAAATCAACATCTGTCTcttaataaacaattagttgataaaaataataaaggatcagtcaataataataataaaaagcatGTTAATGAAGTTGATGAGTCAGCAGCAACGCAGATtgttgatttttcaaataaaaatagtaagaatCATGAAATGGatactcaaaaaattagaGAAACACAACACGATGATCTAGAGCCAACTCAAATTATTGATTTCCAACCATCTGTTTCCACGAAGCATCAAACGAATAAGCAATcgagtgataaaaataaaggagATAATGATAAGGATTtagatgatttaaataatgcaccaacacaaattataaattttgataataaatcagAGAAATCTAATGATAGATTTGACAGTAGTGATTCAGACGATGATAGATCAATTAGTCCAACTACAAATCGTCGGAGCTCACGTAAAGCAGCATCTTCGACTCCCGTTTCTTCATCAGTTGCtaggaaaaaaagtttgtttggtttaaaaaatcttcGAGTTAATCTCGATAAAATATCAGATCCGCAAAATGATTCAGTTActgataaacaaaatataaatttgcagtcggataataaaaaaattaatcatgataaaaaaacagatttaaatgatgataataatttacacgATGATAGTATAGCTAAAAATTTAGATGCAATGTTTGGTGGTAGTAATGATGATGAACTTGAGGATCCAATGCCGCTTCCAACTCAGCAGCTTGAGGAAATTTTAAGTGATGTACctgaaaaattatgtaatgttaataattttaagaaatccAATAGTCAAGATAGTAAAAAGAATTTacgaaacaataaaaaaatttgtgaaccCCGGGTGGATTCACGTGCATCGACACCTGATACGCAAGAAGTTTACTTTGCTAGTTTGTCTtccaagaagaagaagaaaagtaatttaattatcgatagTCAGGGAAGCTCTGATTCACAATCGGCTAGTAATCGTCAACGTAACCTGACGAAAGAGGTCGTTTACGCTCCAGGTACTGCTGGATTTTCAAATGGAGTCGCGGTGAACAGTGATGAGTCCGTTGGAGCAATGGAATCACCGACAAAAAAACTCAAACCAAATGCTAAAA ATGGAGAAAAAGGTGTCAACTCTGATAATGAAAGTAAGAAAACGGTCGATCCAGTTAATGAGGATGATTTTTTTGCAGGGTTACCCAAAGTTCGTATACCTGGTACTGATTCTTATCCAGGTAGTCCCATTAGTTCATCAGATAGTGAGGATGATTATTCGATATCTCAAGTTTCTAAGATACTTGAAAAACAAATGGCTGAAATAAAAGCAAGGGAAGGTGACGATAGTGATGGCGATGAGggtgttttttataatttaaaaaaaaaatctgaacaATCCAAATCAAAAATAACTGGTATGGATACTCCATtacctaaaataaaaaatattgatgatagTAATTCTTCATCGGACAGTGAAGTTGATTTTGCCCGTTTAAAACAACTGGCAGATCGACTTCTTGACGctaatgataaagaaaaaattttgacaggTCTCAAAGGAGTTGgaagtaacaataaaaaagatgtaaaacagaataaaaaagaACTCACTGCGAAAGCTACTACTTCCAACGTCACTAACAAGAAACCATTAAGAAAACGTacttttccaaaaaaatttactgacgGAACATTTGCTactgataaaaatactttGGACGATGATGATCAAGATAAAGTTCCGGTACCTGCGAAGCGTTCTCGTAAAACGCGGAAAATCTCCGAGTCTGATAGATCTATAGCATCAGTTAGTTCAACTGCTGAAGCGCAAAAGTATCaagttgaaaagaaaaaaaatactactgctaaaaaatcaaagataACGGatattgatgaaataaatttgctTAATCCATTAGTCAATTTAGGTCCTAAAGAACAAAAAGCTCAAGTAGAGCCAAAGAAAAAGACTGCTGCTAAACGACCAGATAAAACAGATATTGATAAAACTAATTTGCAAAGTACATCAGCTAGTTCTGGTGGTGAAGAGAAATCAGTTAAATTGGAGTCCAAGAGAAAGGTTGTAGCTAAACGAGCAAAGAAAGTTGATGAAGATCAAAGCAATTTGCTTGACTCTTCTACTTCGTCAACAGTATCCTCAAGCAGTACATTGAACAGTACAGCTAAATCAAAAAGATCAATAGCCAGTAGTATTATGGATTCTCCATCTACTTCTGCTCGTTCAAGACACAGCGTTCGTCCAGCTGATAAaatgcaatataaaataatgttcaCTGGTATTAGTTATGAAGATTATGAATCGGCGATTCAGAGACTCG gtGGATCGATAACTAATGATCCAATGACAGGAACAATTTTAGTAACCGATAAAGTTCGCAgaactttgaaatttatttgcgCAATTTCACGCAGTGTTCCTATAGTTTCTGAGCAGTGGATAAGCGCAAgtattgcaaataataaattcgttGATACTAATAAGTATATTCTGAACGATAAAGCTGCTGAAGCTAAATTTGGATTTAATTTACAACAGAGTTTGATTAAATCTAAAGATAATAAACTATTGCATAATACTACGTTCATTATAACAACTGGCGTAAATCAACCGAGCGTTAATGAActcaaaa ATATGATACAAGTTTCGGGAGGTAAAGCTTTAATACGAGCTCCTAAAACATGGTCACCAAATACGTATATCATCAGTTGTCCTGAAGACGTtccgaaattgaaaaaattaatatcaaatataccaaaaaatattgtagttCCGGTTGTTACTACTGAATTTTTGCTAATTGGTATTcttcaacaaaaattaaatataaaggaaCATAAGCTcagtttttaa